One window of the Pseudomonas sihuiensis genome contains the following:
- the xseA gene encoding exodeoxyribonuclease VII large subunit: MINDPFSRLNLDREVLSVSQLNNRARLLLEDVFAGIWVEGEISNLARPASGHIYFTLKDSQAQVRCALFRQNAARVRQALRDGLAVKVRGKVSLFEGRGDYQLILDAVEPAGDGALRLAFEALKEKLGAEGLFSTERKIALPAHPKRIGIVTSPTGAVIRDIISVFRRRAPQVELNLIPTAVQGREATAQIVRALQRADAQGFDALILARGGGSLEDLWCFNEEAVARAVAACVTPIVSAVGHETDVSIADFVADVRAPTPSAAAELLAPDSSELVQRLHNLQRRLVLQMQARLARERLRLEGTSRRLRHPGERLRQQAQRLDDLDMRLRRAFNQQLANQRERLARLDARLAAQHPGRNLALLRQRLDGLATRLPRAMQSQLRSQRQQLGALAAQLQIVSPLATLGRGYSILLDERGQAVRRAAQTQPGQRLKARLGEGELDVRVEDNHIQPATLSLLD; encoded by the coding sequence ATGATCAATGACCCTTTTTCCCGCCTGAACCTCGACCGCGAGGTGCTCAGTGTCAGCCAGCTCAACAACCGCGCCCGCCTGCTGCTGGAGGACGTGTTCGCCGGTATCTGGGTCGAGGGGGAAATCTCCAACCTCGCCCGCCCGGCCTCCGGCCACATCTACTTCACCCTGAAGGACAGCCAGGCTCAGGTGCGTTGCGCGCTGTTCCGACAGAACGCTGCGCGCGTACGCCAGGCGCTGCGTGATGGCCTGGCAGTGAAGGTGCGCGGCAAGGTCTCGCTGTTCGAAGGGCGTGGCGACTACCAGCTGATTCTCGACGCCGTGGAACCAGCGGGCGACGGCGCCCTGCGCCTGGCCTTCGAGGCACTAAAGGAAAAGCTCGGCGCCGAAGGTCTGTTCTCTACCGAACGCAAGATCGCCCTGCCCGCCCATCCCAAGCGCATCGGTATCGTCACCTCGCCTACCGGCGCGGTGATCCGCGACATCATCAGCGTGTTTCGTCGCCGCGCGCCGCAGGTGGAGCTGAACCTGATCCCCACCGCCGTACAGGGCCGTGAGGCCACCGCGCAGATCGTCCGGGCCCTGCAACGCGCCGACGCACAGGGTTTCGACGCACTGATCCTGGCCCGTGGTGGTGGCTCACTGGAAGACCTGTGGTGCTTCAACGAGGAAGCCGTGGCCCGCGCCGTGGCGGCCTGCGTGACGCCCATCGTCAGCGCCGTGGGACACGAGACGGATGTATCCATCGCCGACTTCGTCGCCGATGTGCGCGCCCCGACACCCTCGGCCGCTGCCGAACTGCTGGCACCGGACAGCAGCGAACTGGTGCAGCGCCTGCACAATCTGCAGCGCCGCCTGGTCCTGCAGATGCAGGCCCGCCTGGCTCGCGAACGCCTACGCCTGGAAGGAACGAGCCGACGCCTGCGCCATCCCGGTGAGCGCCTGCGCCAACAAGCCCAGCGCCTGGACGATCTGGACATGCGCCTGCGCCGTGCCTTCAACCAGCAACTGGCCAATCAGCGCGAGCGTCTGGCCCGTCTCGACGCTCGCCTCGCCGCACAGCATCCAGGGCGTAACCTGGCCCTGTTGCGCCAGCGCCTGGATGGCCTGGCCACACGGCTTCCACGCGCCATGCAAAGCCAATTGCGCAGCCAGCGCCAGCAACTGGGTGCACTGGCCGCGCAACTGCAGATCGTCAGCCCGCTGGCCACCCTCGGTCGCGGCTACAGCATCCTCCTCGACGAACGCGGCCAGGCCGTGCGCCGCGCCGCGCAGACCCAGCCCGGCCAGCGCCTCAAGGCTCGCCTTGGCGAAGGCGAACTGGACGTGCGCGTCGAAGACAACCACATACAACCGGCGACCTTGTCGCTATTGGATTGA
- a CDS encoding multidrug/biocide efflux PACE transporter: MTQPLPRSLRERIGHALAFETIAVLICAPTMAWFMDKPLLHLGVLTLMFSTVAMLWNMLFNYLFDRAQNRLGFERGFRARVSHALLFEVGLIVVLVPLAAWWLSIGLLEALLLDIVLILFFLPYTMAFNWIYDVLRARWVARREAQQAAVICRGA, translated from the coding sequence ATGACTCAGCCCCTGCCGCGCTCCCTGCGTGAGCGCATTGGTCACGCCCTGGCCTTCGAGACCATCGCCGTGCTCATCTGCGCGCCGACCATGGCCTGGTTCATGGATAAACCACTGCTGCACCTGGGTGTGCTGACTCTGATGTTCTCCACCGTGGCGATGTTGTGGAACATGCTGTTCAACTACCTCTTCGACCGCGCACAGAATCGACTGGGCTTCGAGCGCGGTTTTCGAGCGCGGGTCAGCCATGCGCTGCTGTTCGAGGTGGGCTTGATCGTCGTGCTGGTACCGCTGGCGGCCTGGTGGTTGTCGATCGGTCTGCTCGAGGCGCTGCTGTTGGACATCGTGCTGATCCTGTTCTTCCTGCCGTACACCATGGCGTTCAACTGGATCTACGACGTGCTGCGTGCTCGCTGGGTGGCCCGTCGTGAAGCGCAGCAAGCTGCTGTGATCTGTCGCGGGGCTTGA
- a CDS encoding TonB-dependent siderophore receptor, giving the protein MKFNRFSLSGQGAALLTFCLLPAGHLLAQELELPSQEVVAAPVAGENGYQAKRASTASKSSVALKDEAQSVQVVTPQTIEDFQVRSLDDAMKFVSGVSQSNTLAGTQDGFVKRGFGSNADGSILRDGIRSSLSRNFSATTERVEVLKGPASLLYGALEPGGLINVISKKPQYQWNTRLNADSSSFGGGSLAVDVTGPIADSGLAFRLVAERQHEDYWRNFGEEEHSLIAPSLSWEGERLRLNIAYEYKEYSSPVDRGTVIINGKPAKVSYNDRFGESWSKAEGIDELLTATAEYQLSDDWSTRLTYGWNNERYDYAEARPNALNATTGALSRRSDGSEHDNQTQYLAWDWIGNASLFSQRHDLLIGADTERVDNFRGDTWRGPAVGGFNIYNPIYGNLAAPSLLNPAQSDRSDELHSRSIYAKDNWHLNDQWIVVLGGRYQRFEQLVEQGRGATYTRTTDRTDTTFLPFGGLVFQLSDQVAFYGNYSRSFVPNASDTNTGQAFDPEEGRSYELGVKLDLPQGIGASLALFDIEKKNVVVTNNSVSEAAGKVGSRGVELDISGRLSEHWELLGSYAYTDTEILDDPSNEGNELVNAARNVGSLYLVHHLHLPQELGQWKLGGGARYVGERAGDNANTFWLDSYTVADAFVTWDSQLLGEKTRLQLNVRNLFNERYYPSSGGNLRVAVGEPRELRMSASVEF; this is encoded by the coding sequence ATGAAATTCAACCGCTTTTCCTTGAGTGGCCAAGGCGCCGCCCTTCTCACTTTTTGCCTGCTTCCAGCGGGCCATCTGCTGGCCCAGGAGCTGGAGCTGCCCAGCCAGGAAGTCGTCGCGGCGCCCGTGGCTGGCGAGAATGGCTACCAGGCCAAGCGCGCCAGTACGGCGAGCAAATCTTCAGTGGCACTCAAGGATGAAGCCCAGTCGGTACAGGTGGTAACGCCACAGACCATCGAGGATTTTCAGGTCAGATCGCTGGATGATGCGATGAAGTTCGTCAGTGGTGTCAGCCAGAGCAACACCCTGGCTGGCACGCAGGATGGCTTCGTCAAACGCGGTTTTGGTAGCAACGCCGATGGCTCCATCCTGCGCGACGGCATTCGATCCAGCCTGTCGCGCAACTTCAGCGCCACCACCGAGCGCGTGGAAGTGCTCAAAGGGCCGGCCTCGCTGCTATATGGCGCGCTGGAGCCGGGCGGCCTGATCAACGTCATCAGCAAGAAACCACAGTATCAGTGGAATACGCGACTGAACGCAGACAGCTCCAGCTTCGGCGGTGGCAGCCTGGCAGTCGACGTTACCGGCCCCATTGCCGACAGCGGCCTGGCCTTCCGCCTGGTTGCCGAGCGCCAGCACGAAGACTACTGGCGCAACTTCGGCGAAGAAGAACACAGCTTGATCGCCCCCTCACTTAGCTGGGAAGGCGAACGCCTGCGCCTCAACATCGCCTATGAATACAAGGAGTACAGCAGCCCGGTGGATCGCGGCACGGTGATCATCAACGGCAAGCCGGCCAAGGTGTCCTACAACGACCGCTTCGGTGAAAGCTGGTCGAAGGCCGAAGGCATCGACGAACTGCTCACCGCCACCGCCGAATATCAGCTGAGCGACGACTGGTCGACCCGCCTCACCTATGGCTGGAACAACGAGCGCTACGACTATGCCGAAGCTCGCCCCAACGCGCTGAATGCCACTACAGGCGCGCTCAGCCGCCGTTCTGACGGTAGTGAGCATGACAACCAAACCCAATATCTGGCCTGGGACTGGATCGGCAACGCCAGCCTTTTTAGCCAACGACATGATCTGCTGATAGGCGCAGATACAGAGCGCGTCGACAATTTCCGTGGCGATACCTGGCGCGGCCCAGCAGTGGGTGGCTTCAACATCTACAACCCGATATACGGCAATCTCGCGGCGCCTTCGTTACTTAATCCGGCGCAAAGTGATCGCAGCGACGAGCTGCACTCACGCTCGATCTACGCGAAGGACAACTGGCATCTAAACGACCAGTGGATCGTGGTGCTTGGCGGTCGCTACCAGCGTTTCGAGCAACTCGTGGAACAAGGCCGCGGCGCAACCTATACCCGCACCACCGACCGTACCGATACCACCTTCCTGCCCTTCGGCGGCCTGGTATTCCAGCTGAGCGACCAGGTGGCGTTCTATGGCAACTACAGCCGCTCTTTCGTGCCCAATGCCTCGGATACCAATACTGGCCAGGCATTCGACCCCGAAGAAGGCCGCAGCTACGAGCTGGGGGTGAAACTCGATCTGCCTCAAGGCATCGGTGCCAGCCTGGCGCTGTTCGATATCGAGAAGAAAAACGTCGTGGTCACCAACAATTCCGTATCGGAAGCAGCAGGCAAAGTCGGCTCGCGCGGCGTGGAACTGGATATCAGCGGCCGCCTGAGCGAGCACTGGGAGCTGCTTGGCAGCTATGCCTACACCGATACGGAAATCCTCGATGACCCGAGCAACGAAGGCAACGAGCTGGTCAACGCCGCACGCAATGTCGGCAGTCTCTACCTCGTCCATCACCTGCATTTACCCCAGGAGCTGGGTCAGTGGAAACTGGGTGGTGGCGCCCGCTATGTCGGCGAGCGTGCTGGCGACAACGCCAACACATTCTGGCTGGATAGCTACACCGTGGCCGATGCCTTCGTCACTTGGGACAGCCAATTGCTTGGAGAGAAGACGCGCCTGCAACTGAACGTACGTAACCTGTTCAACGAGCGCTACTACCCCTCCAGCGGCGGCAATCTACGCGTTGCTGTGGGCGAACCGCGCGAGCTGCGCATGTCGGCCAGTGTCGAGTTCTAA
- a CDS encoding LysR family transcriptional regulator, giving the protein MNISPDSLQAFAQAANCGSLSAAARRLGKSQSTISEAVARLEIDLGVALFERGPRKLQLTEAGASLLAHAEEVLCASDRLARHAAGLAKGQEARLTLALSDAYQPKQYEVRLQELDQRFPDLQFESLIAEQADVLDLITQGRAQLGLLAAQAAYPPHIAHARLEMSSEFGLFVAKDHPLGKLPRVRQDDLSRWRLLRLSSVAHDDANTDELPGSGGRCWAAPDYLMLLEMARLGFGWAELPRQLVDAYGFGGLHELPCSGWPRRVTVDAIWSRQRELGPVAAWLLDRLLQDA; this is encoded by the coding sequence ATGAATATTTCCCCCGATTCACTCCAGGCCTTCGCTCAGGCCGCCAACTGCGGATCGCTCAGCGCCGCAGCGCGGCGTCTGGGCAAAAGCCAGTCGACCATCAGCGAGGCCGTCGCGCGCCTGGAAATCGACCTGGGCGTGGCACTGTTCGAACGCGGCCCACGCAAACTGCAGCTGACCGAAGCCGGTGCCAGCCTGTTGGCCCATGCAGAAGAAGTCCTCTGCGCCAGCGACCGCCTGGCGCGACACGCCGCCGGCTTGGCCAAAGGCCAGGAGGCGCGACTGACTCTGGCGTTGTCCGACGCCTACCAGCCGAAACAATACGAAGTTCGCCTGCAGGAACTGGATCAGCGCTTCCCCGATCTGCAGTTCGAAAGCCTGATTGCCGAGCAGGCCGATGTGCTCGACCTGATCACCCAGGGCCGCGCTCAGCTGGGACTGCTCGCCGCGCAAGCGGCCTATCCACCGCATATCGCCCACGCCCGCCTGGAAATGAGCAGCGAGTTCGGTCTGTTCGTCGCCAAGGATCACCCCCTGGGCAAGCTGCCACGAGTGCGTCAGGACGACTTGTCGCGCTGGCGTCTGCTGCGCCTGAGCAGCGTCGCCCATGACGATGCGAACACGGACGAGTTGCCCGGCAGCGGCGGCCGCTGCTGGGCCGCGCCGGACTACCTGATGCTGCTGGAAATGGCCAGACTGGGTTTCGGCTGGGCCGAACTGCCGCGGCAACTGGTCGATGCCTACGGCTTTGGTGGCCTGCATGAACTGCCCTGCAGTGGCTGGCCACGGCGGGTGACGGTGGACGCCATCTGGTCGCGCCAGCGCGAACTCGGTCCGGTCGCGGCCTGGTTGCTCGACCGCCTGCTGCAAGACGCCTGA
- a CDS encoding sugar ABC transporter ATPase, giving the protein MTAQLILVPHISTLPAHEQKAQAMLRWLVKREIVEALPTTCGQGGNGMAYAIGPGARRIAQRPDLLPYGLAHNGLEIITHRCIYVPTRSFLEEAGCAECRREVGVPLFDSLEVWWPGETDNFTCPECGHEDDINGFLFLQPCGFSNLGFIFNGWAEAGLRPAFVEEFGERLGFAVSQVRVDDPA; this is encoded by the coding sequence ATGACCGCGCAACTGATCCTCGTCCCACATATATCCACGCTTCCTGCCCACGAGCAAAAGGCCCAGGCCATGCTGCGCTGGCTGGTCAAACGGGAAATCGTCGAGGCATTGCCGACCACCTGCGGCCAGGGTGGCAACGGTATGGCCTACGCTATCGGGCCAGGCGCGCGGCGTATCGCCCAGCGTCCCGATTTGCTGCCTTATGGCCTGGCACACAACGGTCTGGAGATCATCACCCACCGCTGCATCTATGTACCGACGCGCAGCTTTCTCGAAGAGGCGGGCTGCGCCGAATGCCGCAGGGAAGTGGGCGTGCCGCTGTTCGACAGCCTGGAGGTGTGGTGGCCAGGGGAGACCGACAACTTCACCTGCCCGGAATGCGGGCATGAAGATGACATCAACGGTTTCCTGTTCCTGCAGCCGTGCGGCTTTTCCAACCTGGGCTTCATCTTCAACGGCTGGGCTGAAGCCGGCCTGCGCCCGGCGTTCGTCGAAGAATTCGGCGAACGCCTGGGCTTTGCGGTGAGCCAGGTGCGGGTGGACGATCCGGCTTGA